From Mycobacterium cookii:
GCGGGCACGCAGATCTCGCTGAGTTCGACCGAATTCGAGCTGCTGCGTTTCCTGATGCGCAACCCGCGCCGGGCACTGACCCGCACCGAGATCCTGGACCGAGTGTGGAATTACGACTTCGCCGGGCGCACAAGCATTGTCGATCTGTACATCTCGTATCTGCGCAAGAAGATCGACGCCGGCCGAGCGCCGATGATCCACACCGTGCGTGGTGTCGGATACATGCTGCGCCCGCCGGCATAGCACCGAGATGACCGGGCCGCGGAACACTTCGTGGTGGCGCCCACGCACCTTGCGCCGCCGACTGGTCATCGGTGTCTCGACGGTCGTCACGATTGTGGTGCTGGCTGTCGGCATCGTCTCCATACTGAGCCTGCGCACCTATTTCAATGCGATGAACGACGCCGAGGTCGACGAATCCCTTGACGCGCTTGTGCATTCGTACGCCCGGTATCACAACAGCGAACCGGGCCACCGCGGCGACATCGAGCACGCTCTGCTGGGATTCACCGGACAGAACGCCGGCAACATCATCGCCGTGATCCACCGCGGCGACGTGATCGGCTCGGCCGTCTTCTTCGAAGACGATCCGCGTCCCGCCTCACCCGATGTCGTCGCCACGCTCAAAGCACAGCCCTGGCATGACGGGCAGCTTCGCACGGTAAAGCTGGCCCGACTCGGTGAGTTCCGGGTCAGCAGCCAAAACGTCGGCGCCGACGACCAACTCGTGGTCGGGGTCTCGCTGGACCTGGCGAACAGAACGATCAACCGCCGAATCCTCAGTACCGTAGTGCTTTTGGTGGCTGCTCTGCTGATTACAGGCGGACTGACCGCGCTGGTGGTCGGCTACGCGCTGCGCCCGTTGCGTCGCGTGGCGGCGACCGCGGCCGAAGTGGCCGGCACCCGCCTGACCGGTGACGACCATCGCATCACCACCCGGGTGCAGCCGGCCGACACCGATCCCGACACCGAGGTCGGAATCGTGGGATACACCTTGAATCAACTACTGGACAACGTCGACAGCGCACTCGCGCATCGAGCCGAATCCGACCGGCGAATGCGGCAATTCATCACCGACGCCAGCCACGAACTGCGCACTCCGCTGGCGGCGATCCAGGGCTATTCCGAGCTCACCCGCCAAGACAGCGCCGACCTTCCACCCACGACGGAATACGCGTTGGCCCGCATCGAGTCGGAAGCCACGCGGATGACCTCACTCGTCGACGAACTCCTGCTGCTGTCCCGGTTAGGCGAGGGCGAAGATCTGCGCACCGAAGATGTCGATCTGGGCGATGTCGTCCTCAACGCGGTCAACGACGCAGCCGTGGCGGCACCGGACCACCAGTGGGTCAGACATCTGCCCGACGAACCGGTGTGGGTGCGAGGCGATCCGGACCGACTGCACCAACTCGTCAGCAATCTGCTGACCAATGGCTGGCTGCACACCCCACCCGGCGTGACGGTGACGACGGCAATCAGCTGCCATCACCCGACAGCCGACCCGTCGTACGCGGAATTGACAGTGGCCGACGACGGTCCCGATATCGACCCCGATCTGCTCCCCCACCTTTTCGACCGGTTCGTGCGAGCCAAGGGCGCCCCGAATAACGGATCCGGAAGTGGACTGGGCCTGGCCATCGTCGACTCGATCGTCAAAGCGCACGGCGGTTCGGTAGCGGTCGAATCCGCCCACGGCCAAACGACTTTCCGAGTGCGCCTTCCGCTCGCCGAGTTGGCTGCATCACATTCCGAATAGCAAAGCACATTCAGTCCTCCAATCAGCCATCTCGGCTCGTTGAACTCGATAGATCAGTGCCCGTACGCTCATGATCGATACGCTTGGCAAAGCGGGGAAAGCTACGTCACTGTAAAGAAAACGTCAGGGGTGGTCCGTTACGCCCGGGGCGCGCTTAACTTCTTTCCAGACCTCATCGAGAGGGCTAAATTGCATGCCGGTACCACGATTCGATCGCCGATCGATCTGACCGGCTTGTCACGAACGGAGAAGTGATGGCAGTGGTCGGCTACGTCCTGCTGACGGTGGCTGTGTTCGCCGTCCTGGGCCTCGCGCAGAAGCTGGTCGAAAAACTGTGAGCCTCGACAACGGCATCGGTCTTGTGCTCTCGGCGGTCTTCGTCGTGTACCTGGTCGCGGCCTTGTACTTCCCGGAGAGGTTTTAGGTGAGCACCGCAACCGCCGGAATCGCCTTGCTGATACTCGCACTGGTGGCAGTGCACGTACCGCTGGGCGATTACATGTACCGCGTATACACATCGGAGCGCGACTGGCGAGTGGAGAAGCTCGTCTACCGGATCATCGGCGCCGACCCCAAAGCCGAACAGCCTTGGTACGCCTACGCACGCAGCCTGCTGGCATTCTCGGCGGTCAGCGTGCTGTTCTTGTTCTTCTTCCAGCTGGTGCAGGACAAACTCCCGCTGCACCTGCATGATCCGTCGACCAAGATGACGCCGGCACTGGCATGGAACACCGCGATCAGCTTCGTCACCAACACCAACTGGCAGGCCTACTCCGGTGAGTCCACCCAGGGCCACCTGGTGCAGATGGCCGGTCTGACCGTGCAGAACTTCGTCTCCGCTGCGGCAGGTATCGCCGTGGCGGTCGCCCTGGTTCGCGGCTTCGCCCGCAACCGGACCAACGAAGTCGGCAACTTCTGGGTCGATCTGGTCCGCGGAACTATCCGCATCCTGCTGCCGATCTCGATCATCGGCGCGATCGTGCTGATCGCCAGTGGCGCGATCCAGAACTTCCACCTGCACGACCAGGTCGTCACGACGCTGAGCGGCGCGCAGCAGACCATCACCGGGGGTCCGGTCGCCAGCCAGGAGGCCATCAAGGAGCTCGGCACCAACGGCGGGGGGTTCTTCAACGCCAACTCCGCTCACCCCTTCGAGAATCCGACCAGGCTGACCAACTGGGTCGAGATCTTCTTGCTGCTGGCCATCAGCTTCTCGCTGCCCCGCACATTCGGCCGCATGGTCGAGAACACCAAGCAGGGCTTCGCCATCGCCGCGGTGATGGGATTCCTGGCGGTGGTCAGCCTGACCCTGTCCGAGCTGTTCCAGCTGAGCCACCACGGAACGGTGCCCACCGCGACCGGAGCGGCCATGGAGGGGGTTGAGCAGCGGTTCGGCGTCGCCAATTCCGCGGTCTTCGCCGACGCCACCACGCTCACCTCGACCGGCGCGGTCGATTCGGCGCACGACTCCTACACCAGCCTCGGCGGCCTGATCCAAATGTTCAACATGCAGATCGGCGAGGTGGCCCCGGGCGGAGTCGGTTCGGGCCTGTACGGCATGTTGATCATGGCCATCATCACGGTGTTCGTCGCCGGCCTGATGGTCGGGCGCACCCCGGAGTACCTCGGCAAGAAGATCCGGCCCCGCGAAATGAAGCTCGCCGCAAGCTATTTCCCGGTGACAGAGCTACTGGTGCTGTTCGGCACCGGCTTTGCGATGGCCTTGCCGGGCCCACGAGCCGGGATGAACAACACCGGACCGCACGGGCTCTCCGAAGTGCTCTACGCATTCACCTCCGCGTCCAACAACAACGGCTCCGCGTTCGCCGGACTCTCGGTGAACACCACCTGGTACAACACCGCGCTGGGCCTGGCGATGGTGTTCGCCAGATTCCTGCCGATGATTCTGGTGCTGGCGTTGGCCGGTTCCCTTGCCCGGCAAGGCCATACGCCGGAGTCACCGGGGACGCTACCGACCCACCGACCGCAGTTCATCGGCCTGGTCGCGGCCGTCACAGTGATTCTGTGCGCGCTGACGTTCCTGCCGGCTCTAGCGCTCGGACCTCTCGCTGAAGGAATCCACTGACATGGCGACATCAACGGCACCCAAGGCCCAGCCCATCCGGCCACCGCGCCAGCCGCACGGCGGACACGCGCCGGTCCGGGCCGGGCTCATCGACCCCGCCATGCTGGCCAAGGCGTTGCCCGACGCCTTCCGCAAGTTCGACCCACGCACGTTGTGGCGCAACCCGGTGATGTTCGTCGTCGAGATCGGTGCGCTCTGGTCGA
This genomic window contains:
- the kdpA gene encoding potassium-transporting ATPase subunit KdpA — encoded protein: MSTATAGIALLILALVAVHVPLGDYMYRVYTSERDWRVEKLVYRIIGADPKAEQPWYAYARSLLAFSAVSVLFLFFFQLVQDKLPLHLHDPSTKMTPALAWNTAISFVTNTNWQAYSGESTQGHLVQMAGLTVQNFVSAAAGIAVAVALVRGFARNRTNEVGNFWVDLVRGTIRILLPISIIGAIVLIASGAIQNFHLHDQVVTTLSGAQQTITGGPVASQEAIKELGTNGGGFFNANSAHPFENPTRLTNWVEIFLLLAISFSLPRTFGRMVENTKQGFAIAAVMGFLAVVSLTLSELFQLSHHGTVPTATGAAMEGVEQRFGVANSAVFADATTLTSTGAVDSAHDSYTSLGGLIQMFNMQIGEVAPGGVGSGLYGMLIMAIITVFVAGLMVGRTPEYLGKKIRPREMKLAASYFPVTELLVLFGTGFAMALPGPRAGMNNTGPHGLSEVLYAFTSASNNNGSAFAGLSVNTTWYNTALGLAMVFARFLPMILVLALAGSLARQGHTPESPGTLPTHRPQFIGLVAAVTVILCALTFLPALALGPLAEGIH
- a CDS encoding sensor histidine kinase, which translates into the protein MTGPRNTSWWRPRTLRRRLVIGVSTVVTIVVLAVGIVSILSLRTYFNAMNDAEVDESLDALVHSYARYHNSEPGHRGDIEHALLGFTGQNAGNIIAVIHRGDVIGSAVFFEDDPRPASPDVVATLKAQPWHDGQLRTVKLARLGEFRVSSQNVGADDQLVVGVSLDLANRTINRRILSTVVLLVAALLITGGLTALVVGYALRPLRRVAATAAEVAGTRLTGDDHRITTRVQPADTDPDTEVGIVGYTLNQLLDNVDSALAHRAESDRRMRQFITDASHELRTPLAAIQGYSELTRQDSADLPPTTEYALARIESEATRMTSLVDELLLLSRLGEGEDLRTEDVDLGDVVLNAVNDAAVAAPDHQWVRHLPDEPVWVRGDPDRLHQLVSNLLTNGWLHTPPGVTVTTAISCHHPTADPSYAELTVADDGPDIDPDLLPHLFDRFVRAKGAPNNGSGSGLGLAIVDSIVKAHGGSVAVESAHGQTTFRVRLPLAELAASHSE
- a CDS encoding potassium-transporting ATPase subunit F, translated to MSLDNGIGLVLSAVFVVYLVAALYFPERF